One Thalassotalea hakodatensis DNA segment encodes these proteins:
- a CDS encoding GGDEF domain-containing protein: MQTLNLVNSDHVEFNAFRLFDTQDRQNNSRKLALAEQLQTSLDIDTILNIFAMEVTKFVDFTGLYFKNDVTSGEMRGSKLARKERHFELKVNKRYIGTLTYALNKPMPLASYNMLKNLHTLLVHPLNNAMLYQQALSLAMQDGLTGLGNRRHFDQQIKRAMHHANRQGTKVGLIVCDLNKFKAVNDNHGHHVGDQVLTHFAQALIESVRDSESLFRFGGDEFAIIVENADEQALTIIESRLQHSVNTNSLLARYEVSSSIGCALMTRADNEYSLFERADNCLYQQKLAKPCRLSII; the protein is encoded by the coding sequence ATGCAAACGCTTAATTTGGTCAATAGCGATCACGTTGAATTTAACGCGTTTAGGTTATTTGATACGCAAGACCGTCAAAATAATTCTCGAAAACTAGCCTTAGCAGAACAACTTCAAACAAGCTTAGATATTGATACTATTCTCAATATTTTTGCCATGGAAGTAACGAAATTTGTCGATTTTACTGGGCTTTACTTTAAAAATGATGTTACTAGTGGTGAAATGCGTGGAAGTAAACTTGCAAGAAAAGAGCGACATTTTGAGCTTAAAGTCAATAAGCGTTATATCGGTACATTAACATACGCCTTAAACAAGCCAATGCCATTGGCCTCTTATAATATGTTAAAGAACTTGCACACGTTATTAGTACACCCGCTAAATAATGCAATGCTATATCAGCAAGCACTTAGCTTAGCAATGCAAGACGGTTTAACGGGGTTAGGCAATAGACGTCATTTTGATCAACAAATTAAACGCGCAATGCATCATGCCAATAGACAAGGCACTAAAGTCGGCTTAATTGTGTGTGATTTAAATAAATTTAAAGCCGTGAACGATAACCATGGACATCATGTTGGCGATCAAGTGTTAACCCATTTTGCTCAAGCATTAATTGAAAGTGTAAGAGACTCTGAAAGTTTATTTAGATTCGGCGGTGATGAATTTGCAATCATTGTCGAAAACGCAGATGAACAAGCACTAACGATAATTGAAAGTAGATTACAACATTCAGTAAATACTAATAGCTTACTTGCAAGATATGAGGTCAGTAGCTCAATAGGCTGTGCATTAATGACAAGAGCAGATAATGAATATTCGTTATTCGAACGTGCCGATAATTGCCTTTATCAACAAAAACTAGCAAAGCCGTGTCGCTTAAGTATTATTTAA
- a CDS encoding CoA transferase subunit A has protein sequence MAGFDKVVSSYEEALAGLEDNMTVIAGGFGLCGIPENLITEIKRKGTKGLTVVSNNCGVDDFGLGVLLPNRQIKKILASYVGENAEFERQMMSGELEVILTPQGTLAEKMRAGGAGIPAFYTATGYGTPVAEGKEEREFDGRHYILEKAITGDFAIVKAWKADRYGNLVFRKTARNFNPMAATAGKITVVEVEEIVEPGELAPDEIHTPGIYVNRLIKGTFEKRIEQRTIRSA, from the coding sequence ATGGCGGGTTTTGACAAAGTAGTGTCGAGCTATGAAGAAGCATTAGCAGGGCTAGAAGATAACATGACAGTTATTGCTGGCGGTTTTGGCTTATGCGGTATACCGGAAAATCTTATTACAGAGATCAAACGTAAAGGCACAAAAGGGTTAACCGTTGTTTCAAATAACTGCGGTGTTGATGATTTTGGTTTAGGGGTATTACTGCCTAATCGACAAATAAAAAAAATACTCGCTTCATATGTTGGCGAAAATGCTGAGTTTGAGCGACAAATGATGAGTGGTGAACTTGAAGTTATCTTAACTCCTCAAGGTACACTCGCTGAGAAAATGCGCGCAGGTGGCGCAGGTATTCCTGCATTTTATACCGCCACAGGTTATGGTACACCTGTGGCCGAAGGTAAAGAAGAACGTGAATTTGATGGTCGTCACTATATATTAGAAAAAGCCATTACCGGTGACTTTGCCATCGTAAAAGCATGGAAAGCAGACCGATACGGAAACCTTGTGTTTAGAAAAACCGCACGTAACTTCAACCCTATGGCTGCTACTGCAGGCAAAATAACCGTAGTTGAAGTAGAAGAAATCGTTGAGCCGGGTGAGTTAGCACCTGATGAAATTCACACCCCTGGCATTTACGTTAACCGTCTCATTAAAGGGACGTTTGAGAAACGCATCGAACAACGCACAATTAGAAGCGCATAA
- a CDS encoding 3-oxoacid CoA-transferase subunit B, which translates to MALSREQIAQRVAQELQDGFYVNLGIGIPTLVANYVPNGMEVMLQSENGLLGMGQFPTEDEIDADLINAGKQTVTTAKGASIFDSAESFAMIRGGHVDLTVLGAFEVDVQGNIASYMIPGKLIKGMGGAMDLVAGAENIIVTMTHASKHGESKLLSQCTLPLTGKGCINKVLTDLAFIEIKDNSFHLVERAPGVSVEEIKALTAGELVIPENVPEMTFI; encoded by the coding sequence ATGGCTTTATCTAGAGAACAAATTGCGCAACGCGTAGCACAAGAACTGCAAGATGGTTTTTACGTAAATCTTGGCATAGGCATTCCTACATTAGTCGCCAATTACGTACCCAATGGCATGGAAGTCATGTTGCAATCTGAAAATGGTTTACTTGGCATGGGTCAATTTCCTACTGAAGACGAAATAGACGCTGACTTAATCAATGCTGGTAAGCAAACAGTAACCACCGCTAAGGGAGCATCAATTTTTGATTCAGCAGAATCATTTGCTATGATCCGTGGTGGGCATGTTGACCTCACTGTATTAGGCGCTTTTGAAGTTGACGTTCAGGGCAATATTGCTTCATATATGATCCCTGGTAAGTTGATTAAAGGCATGGGTGGTGCAATGGACTTAGTTGCAGGTGCTGAAAACATTATTGTTACTATGACCCATGCGTCTAAGCACGGGGAATCTAAGTTACTCTCGCAATGTACCTTACCATTAACAGGTAAAGGCTGTATCAACAAAGTGCTAACTGATTTAGCCTTTATCGAAATCAAAGATAATAGCTTTCATCTGGTTGAACGTGCACCTGGTGTATCTGTAGAAGAGATTAAAGCGTTAACTGCTGGTGAACTTGTTATACCTGAAAATGTACCTGAGATGACATTTATATAA
- a CDS encoding hydroxymethylglutaryl-CoA lyase: MALPKSVKIVEVGPRDGLQNEKELVAAKDKIQLINKLSNAGLSYIEAASFVSPKWVPQMATSSDVMAGIERKTNVTYAALTPNLKGFEAALAAGVSEVAIFGAASEAFSQKNINCSIDESLARFEPVIRAAKQHGILVRGYVSCVVGCPYDGYIAPDTVAEVAEKLYKMGCYEVSLGDTIGVGTVASVNKMLQAVSARIPVKHLAVHFHDTYGQALTNIYAALQHGVSVVDSAIAGLGGCPYAKGASGNVATEDVVYMLNGLAIETGINFDTLLEAGWYISNKLGKAPVSKVSNAFLAKCE, encoded by the coding sequence ATGGCACTACCTAAATCAGTAAAAATTGTTGAAGTTGGCCCAAGAGACGGCTTACAAAATGAAAAAGAACTCGTTGCCGCAAAAGATAAAATACAGTTAATTAACAAACTGAGTAACGCCGGATTAAGCTATATCGAAGCTGCAAGCTTTGTGTCGCCTAAATGGGTACCACAAATGGCAACCTCTTCCGACGTAATGGCAGGTATAGAACGAAAAACAAACGTCACGTATGCGGCATTAACTCCTAATTTAAAAGGCTTTGAAGCAGCGCTTGCTGCAGGTGTTTCAGAAGTTGCTATTTTTGGTGCTGCTTCAGAAGCATTTAGCCAAAAAAATATTAATTGCTCAATAGATGAAAGCCTAGCGCGATTTGAACCTGTTATTCGTGCCGCAAAGCAACATGGCATACTTGTACGAGGTTATGTTTCTTGCGTAGTTGGTTGTCCTTACGATGGTTATATTGCACCAGATACAGTGGCTGAGGTTGCTGAAAAGTTATACAAAATGGGCTGCTATGAAGTTTCACTTGGTGACACAATTGGCGTAGGTACTGTAGCCAGTGTCAATAAAATGTTACAGGCAGTAAGCGCCCGAATCCCCGTAAAGCACCTTGCTGTTCACTTTCATGATACCTACGGTCAAGCGTTAACGAATATTTACGCCGCGTTACAACACGGCGTAAGTGTTGTCGACTCAGCCATTGCTGGCTTAGGCGGTTGCCCTTATGCTAAGGGTGCTTCAGGTAATGTAGCAACAGAAGACGTTGTTTATATGCTAAATGGCTTAGCGATAGAAACAGGGATTAACTTCGATACCTTACTTGAAGCAGGCTGGTATATCAGTAACAAACTCGGCAAGGCACCGGTTTCAAAAGTTTCAAATGCATTTTTAGCTAAATGCGAATAG
- a CDS encoding alanine/glycine:cation symporter family protein, producing MIFDAVGQINGYLWGSILIYLLTGCGVWFSIRLKFIQLRHFFHMFTLLRFSRQKSQHGISSFQALCTSLAARVGTGNLMGVAVAISLGGAGAVFWMWVIAFVGMATAFAESLLGQLYKEKDANGNFRGGPAYYMRKGLNSKFLAITFSLCLFFGYGFVFSSVQANSITDAFSGSFGVEPIYTGIFIAILTAWVVMGGLKNIARFSEIIVPFMGVAYLLICLVVMGMNVEHLPGIFALIVKSALGLEQAGGGLVGAAIVQGVKRGLYSNEAGMGSAPNVAAAATTYPAHPASQGYIQMLAVFFDTIIICTCTACLILLFDNTEQGIQGIQLTQQALASQVGAWGSDFITIAILFFGFTSIIASFAYAETNLKYLRLDTLLGHWFLRIGFLFMLIFGSVASLPQVIALADLSTGVMTIINVIALFLLSKVIIHVTKDYHQQMKNNVLPSYQPNEAEKEKFKLTPKVW from the coding sequence GTGATTTTTGATGCTGTGGGCCAAATCAATGGCTATTTATGGGGTAGTATTTTAATTTACCTTTTAACGGGGTGTGGTGTTTGGTTCTCAATTCGGTTGAAGTTTATTCAGCTACGTCATTTCTTTCATATGTTTACTTTATTACGTTTTAGCCGACAAAAAAGTCAACATGGTATTTCATCCTTTCAAGCATTATGTACCTCGTTAGCCGCGCGAGTTGGTACGGGAAACCTAATGGGCGTGGCTGTGGCCATATCTTTAGGTGGTGCTGGTGCTGTTTTTTGGATGTGGGTCATCGCCTTTGTTGGTATGGCAACAGCTTTTGCAGAAAGCCTGCTTGGCCAGTTATATAAAGAGAAAGATGCAAATGGTAACTTTCGCGGTGGCCCAGCTTACTATATGCGCAAAGGGCTAAACAGTAAGTTCTTAGCAATCACCTTTTCATTGTGTTTATTTTTTGGGTATGGTTTTGTTTTTAGTTCAGTACAAGCGAACTCTATTACTGATGCCTTTTCTGGTTCCTTTGGTGTTGAACCCATTTATACAGGGATCTTTATAGCCATACTAACCGCTTGGGTTGTAATGGGCGGCTTAAAAAATATTGCTCGTTTTTCTGAAATCATTGTCCCTTTTATGGGCGTAGCGTATTTACTTATTTGTTTAGTTGTAATGGGGATGAATGTTGAGCATTTACCTGGCATATTTGCACTTATTGTTAAGTCTGCGCTGGGCTTAGAGCAAGCAGGAGGCGGCCTTGTTGGTGCGGCAATTGTGCAAGGGGTGAAAAGAGGTTTGTATTCAAATGAAGCGGGTATGGGTAGCGCTCCTAATGTGGCTGCCGCCGCAACAACATACCCTGCACATCCTGCCTCACAAGGTTACATTCAGATGTTAGCGGTGTTTTTTGATACCATTATTATTTGTACTTGTACGGCTTGCTTAATTTTATTATTTGACAATACTGAGCAGGGAATTCAAGGCATACAACTGACTCAGCAAGCATTAGCTTCTCAAGTAGGAGCATGGGGGAGTGACTTTATTACCATCGCGATTTTATTTTTTGGTTTTACGTCAATCATTGCCAGCTTTGCCTACGCAGAAACAAATTTAAAATACTTAAGATTGGATACACTTTTAGGTCACTGGTTTTTACGTATTGGCTTTTTATTCATGTTAATTTTTGGCTCCGTTGCTAGCTTACCTCAAGTGATCGCATTGGCAGATTTATCAACAGGTGTCATGACGATAATCAATGTGATAGCGCTGTTTTTACTTTCCAAAGTTATTATTCATGTGACGAAAGATTATCACCAACAAATGAAAAATAATGTATTGCCAAGTTATCAACCTAATGAAGCAGAGAAAGAAAAATTTAAATTAACGCCAAAAGTTTGGTAA
- a CDS encoding patatin-like phospholipase family protein: MTYRSRQHEKNALVLTGGGARAAYQVGVLSAISKFSPRHHPIPFSIICGTSAGAINSTGLACYASCFQLGVKKLEWVWKNLTTSRIYHSDPARVFSHIYRGILASFQADYANKSAHSLLNNAPLRALLTDVVDFQRIDNNLLKGHLRALSVTASSYSSGDSISFFQSSETISPWFRAKRKGLPCQINSDHLLASAAIPLLFPSIKLGKEHFGDGSIHQLSPLSPAIHLGGEKLFIIGVEQPSEPLHPKENNPHPPTSATIAGHLLDGIFSDTLQSDLERLKRVNKTLSLIPEEKKIAQEGLKSIETLVINPSHDFNAIAVEHYHQMPISIRLLLRAMGISNDPESSIISYLLFDRTYCHQLIKLGFQDALENETRIREFLSLK, from the coding sequence GTGACGTACCGATCGCGCCAGCATGAAAAAAACGCATTAGTATTAACTGGGGGTGGTGCAAGAGCTGCCTATCAAGTTGGTGTGCTGTCTGCAATTTCAAAATTTTCCCCACGGCATCACCCTATCCCTTTTTCAATTATTTGCGGTACCTCTGCCGGAGCGATCAACTCAACCGGTTTAGCCTGTTATGCATCTTGCTTTCAACTTGGCGTTAAAAAACTTGAATGGGTATGGAAGAACTTAACAACAAGCAGGATATATCATAGTGACCCTGCTCGTGTATTTAGTCATATATACCGTGGTATATTAGCGAGCTTTCAAGCAGATTATGCAAACAAATCGGCGCACAGCTTACTTAACAATGCACCATTAAGAGCCTTACTAACAGATGTTGTTGACTTTCAGCGTATAGACAATAATCTATTAAAAGGACATTTACGCGCGCTTTCAGTCACTGCGTCTAGTTATAGTAGTGGTGATTCCATTAGTTTTTTTCAATCAAGTGAAACCATTTCTCCTTGGTTTCGAGCTAAACGAAAAGGCTTACCCTGTCAGATAAATAGTGATCATTTACTTGCTTCAGCAGCGATTCCACTATTGTTCCCGTCGATCAAACTTGGAAAAGAACATTTTGGTGACGGCTCTATTCATCAACTATCTCCGTTGAGCCCTGCAATACATTTAGGCGGTGAGAAGCTATTTATTATCGGTGTTGAACAACCGTCAGAACCATTACATCCTAAGGAAAACAATCCACATCCTCCAACAAGCGCGACCATCGCAGGTCATTTACTAGATGGCATTTTTTCAGACACTTTGCAAAGTGACTTAGAACGTCTCAAACGTGTAAATAAAACACTTTCGTTAATCCCAGAAGAAAAAAAAATAGCACAAGAAGGCTTAAAATCAATAGAGACATTAGTAATAAACCCAAGCCACGACTTCAATGCAATAGCAGTAGAGCATTATCATCAAATGCCAATATCAATTCGACTGCTTCTTAGGGCGATGGGCATCAGCAATGATCCTGAATCAAGTATCATTAGCTACCTGTTATTTGATCGCACCTATTGCCATCAACTCATTAAACTCGGCTTTCAAGATGCACTAGAGAACGAAACACGTATTCGTGAATTTTTATCGCTTAAATGA
- a CDS encoding DUF3718 domain-containing protein, with protein sequence MKKLLLVSTITALTMTSIVSAPKAEASNIAQSLCEYVAADDKKRMRSFLRTNKIKIRRVFDGIQCNGQNLLVFASARGAVETGSMIVSKLPKKVVSENLANLQSGSQPLIDAANERVSS encoded by the coding sequence ATGAAAAAATTATTACTAGTTTCAACTATTACAGCGTTAACAATGACGTCTATCGTTTCTGCTCCTAAAGCAGAAGCATCGAATATAGCTCAAAGCTTATGTGAGTATGTAGCTGCAGATGATAAGAAGCGTATGCGCTCATTTTTAAGAACGAATAAAATCAAAATCCGCAGAGTTTTTGATGGTATTCAATGTAATGGTCAAAACTTACTGGTATTTGCTTCTGCAAGAGGTGCGGTTGAAACAGGTTCTATGATAGTAAGTAAGCTACCAAAGAAAGTTGTTTCAGAGAACCTTGCAAATCTCCAGAGTGGATCGCAACCATTGATAGATGCCGCTAACGAACGCGTTAGCAGCTAA
- a CDS encoding DEAD/DEAH box helicase, whose amino-acid sequence MSVDAIGLSADLLKAVKACGYKTLTPIQQNAIPAIRAGHDVLASAQTGTGKTAAFTLPILDLLAQQRTNEQASLRAVILTPTRELAMQVATNIEQYSQFLPLKSGVIFGGGKMASQANMLKAGLDILVATPGRLLEHMALRNVSLSQVKHLVLDEADRMLDMGFLTDIERIREGIKVSPQTMLFSATFSEKVKTLAKQMLTHPKMIEVAKQNTTSGKVKQFVYRVSEARKRELLSELIGVNNWQQVLVFAGTRESANQLAKELKLDGIKASLCHGEKSQGARNKALAQFTSGEVRVLVATDVAARGLDIPDLPYVVNFHLPFLAEDYVHRIGRTGRAGKTGTAVSLVSPKDEKFLANIEVLINRKFEHVVLAGYEFDPMTERKQPRSDKTKPASKNRYQSTRDKNQLIKKKQSVTSKANAKVKKKRK is encoded by the coding sequence GTGAGTGTAGATGCAATTGGCTTATCAGCAGACTTATTGAAAGCGGTTAAAGCGTGTGGTTATAAAACGCTAACGCCGATACAGCAAAACGCTATACCTGCTATTCGAGCTGGGCATGATGTATTAGCAAGTGCACAAACAGGTACAGGGAAAACTGCAGCATTTACCTTACCCATTCTTGATCTACTTGCGCAACAAAGGACGAATGAACAAGCGTCTTTACGTGCAGTTATATTAACGCCTACCCGAGAACTTGCTATGCAAGTTGCCACGAATATTGAACAATACAGTCAATTTTTACCACTTAAATCTGGCGTTATCTTTGGTGGTGGGAAAATGGCAAGTCAAGCAAATATGTTAAAAGCAGGGCTTGATATTTTAGTAGCAACCCCAGGCCGCTTGTTAGAGCACATGGCATTGCGTAATGTCTCATTATCTCAAGTGAAACATTTAGTACTTGATGAAGCCGATCGTATGTTAGATATGGGCTTCTTAACAGATATTGAACGTATTCGTGAAGGTATCAAGGTATCACCACAAACCATGTTATTTTCAGCAACATTTTCTGAAAAGGTGAAAACATTAGCAAAACAAATGTTAACTCACCCAAAAATGATTGAAGTAGCGAAACAAAATACCACCTCAGGAAAAGTAAAACAGTTTGTTTACCGAGTCAGTGAAGCACGAAAGCGAGAATTACTGTCTGAATTAATTGGTGTGAATAATTGGCAACAAGTGTTAGTTTTTGCTGGCACTAGAGAAAGTGCCAATCAACTGGCGAAAGAATTGAAACTAGATGGCATTAAAGCTAGTTTGTGCCACGGTGAAAAATCGCAAGGAGCGCGCAACAAAGCGTTAGCGCAATTTACCTCAGGCGAAGTTAGAGTGTTAGTTGCAACTGATGTGGCAGCTCGAGGCCTCGATATTCCTGATCTTCCATATGTTGTCAATTTCCATTTACCGTTTTTAGCAGAAGATTACGTGCATCGCATTGGCCGTACCGGGCGCGCAGGTAAAACCGGCACTGCAGTTTCTTTAGTGAGCCCTAAAGATGAAAAATTTTTAGCTAATATAGAAGTATTAATTAATAGAAAGTTTGAACATGTTGTACTCGCAGGTTATGAATTTGATCCGATGACTGAGCGAAAACAACCGAGAAGTGATAAAACAAAGCCAGCAAGTAAAAACCGCTACCAATCAACGCGTGATAAAAATCAGTTGATTAAGAAAAAACAAAGCGTAACCAGTAAAGCCAATGCTAAGGTTAAAAAGAAACGTAAATAA
- a CDS encoding IS4 family transposase — MPESLLCHNFFDKSLSNFNQARMKTLKACSEALIASDRLTLTSLGRYLAGRANIKHKIKRVDRFLNNEHLFNQQVEIYASLAKPIISNLPYLAIAVDWSGCCRSDYHLLRASLLVDGRSLVLYNMVVELKDFDTPETNARFLDNLLQVIGEHRSVYILSDGGFLTPWYTKVRSLGWHFIGRLRGTMTCKLEGKNTWEKLPAFHQGASCQPTRLGKARVTQHSPTACDAFLHLYKGKYKGRKGNSRFTKDTRMYRRHAHEPWLLATSDNTLTSDQVIKLYSKRMQIEQNFRDDKSQQYGFSWRFSKTQGVRRMSALCLIACLASLLLWFVGFEAEQRNWQIMFQANTIKHRRVLSFLTLAKQVIRHRLHKIKNHYLQKSRENFLAYYQICSVI, encoded by the coding sequence ATGCCTGAATCCTTACTTTGCCATAACTTCTTTGATAAGTCCTTATCGAATTTCAATCAAGCGAGAATGAAGACACTTAAAGCATGCTCTGAAGCACTTATAGCGTCTGATAGATTAACCTTAACAAGTTTGGGGCGTTACTTAGCTGGGCGTGCGAACATTAAGCATAAAATAAAAAGGGTTGATCGTTTTCTTAATAACGAGCATTTGTTTAACCAACAAGTTGAAATATACGCTTCGTTGGCCAAACCAATCATTAGCAACTTGCCTTATTTAGCCATTGCAGTGGACTGGAGTGGTTGTTGTCGTTCAGATTACCACCTGCTTAGAGCGAGTTTACTCGTTGACGGCCGTTCTTTAGTGCTTTACAACATGGTTGTTGAATTAAAAGATTTTGATACGCCAGAAACCAATGCCAGATTTTTAGACAACCTCCTTCAAGTTATTGGTGAACACCGGTCCGTTTATATTTTGTCAGATGGTGGTTTTCTTACTCCTTGGTATACTAAAGTCCGTTCATTAGGATGGCACTTTATTGGCCGTCTCAGAGGCACGATGACATGTAAGTTAGAAGGTAAAAATACTTGGGAAAAACTCCCTGCCTTTCATCAGGGAGCGAGCTGTCAACCAACTCGACTTGGCAAAGCGAGGGTTACTCAACACAGTCCAACAGCATGTGATGCATTTCTCCATTTGTACAAAGGAAAATACAAAGGACGAAAAGGGAATAGCCGTTTTACTAAAGATACTCGCATGTATCGACGGCATGCTCATGAGCCATGGTTACTCGCAACATCAGATAATACACTCACTAGTGATCAAGTAATTAAGTTGTACAGTAAAAGGATGCAAATTGAGCAAAACTTTCGCGATGACAAAAGCCAACAATATGGCTTTTCGTGGCGGTTTAGTAAAACACAAGGCGTAAGGCGAATGAGTGCCTTGTGCTTAATTGCATGTTTAGCCAGTCTATTACTTTGGTTTGTTGGCTTTGAAGCGGAGCAGCGCAATTGGCAAATAATGTTTCAGGCTAATACGATAAAACACCGCAGAGTTCTATCGTTTCTTACATTGGCGAAGCAAGTAATTCGGCATAGACTCCACAAAATTAAAAATCACTATCTACAGAAAAGTCGAGAAAACTTTTTAGCTTATTATCAAATATGTTCAGTTATATAA
- a CDS encoding monovalent cation:proton antiporter family protein, translating to MASHIEILAILTSAVFIVWLFRKLHLPAILAYLVAGMLVGEHGLAFAHEHVDYEHFAELGIVFLLFTLGLEFSLPKLMAMRHLVLAVGCLQVVLSLICFTIISLFFGQSFGSALVIGGVIALSSTAIVIRQLSESGAMKRKSGQIAVAVLLFQDVAVVPLLIIIPLLAPSTEGSMIIALFAALIKGVFVVGILLAAGKWILPRLFNLVAQVRTDELFVLTTLLVTLVASALTQWFGLSMALGAFLAGMMLGESQYKHQLEADIRPYRDILLGLFFVTVGMKLDINVLVSSPLTIVSLVVGLMLLKVVVIRILAVKAGEQGKDAWAAGIMLAQMGEFGFVLIALATQVNVLPLDVASLLIGAGILSMAVTPFMVDNARNWGKWLANEQKTDHEDLQAFKELEVNTELKEHVIICGFGRIGQTVSRFLKQEGIDFVAIDMDPLRTRKAREAGENVLFGSSRQTELLEAAKLSTAKLVVIAFGEDKQSIEVIRKVRSLSPNVPILVRTRNDDQLDKLQAAGADQVVPESLEGSLMLVSQVLSLSGVPFSHIVKRVQKERKSHYSHLHGFFQGEHTDMSPDAMDRIEFANAVNLTGHSYAVGRTLQSLNLATRRVTVVALRRAGFETEQPDENTILLADDTLIIRGKPRRVERVERFMHEGG from the coding sequence GTGGCTTCCCATATTGAAATTCTGGCTATTTTAACCAGTGCAGTGTTTATTGTTTGGTTATTTAGAAAATTACATTTACCAGCTATTCTTGCTTATTTAGTTGCAGGGATGCTTGTTGGTGAGCATGGTTTAGCTTTTGCGCATGAGCATGTAGATTATGAACATTTTGCCGAGCTAGGCATCGTTTTTCTGTTGTTCACTTTAGGGCTAGAGTTTTCCTTACCTAAGCTAATGGCAATGCGACACTTAGTGCTAGCGGTAGGTTGCTTGCAAGTAGTGTTATCATTAATTTGTTTTACCATTATTTCACTCTTCTTTGGTCAATCCTTTGGCAGTGCTTTAGTGATAGGTGGTGTCATTGCTTTATCATCTACCGCGATTGTGATCAGACAGTTAAGCGAGTCTGGTGCCATGAAGCGAAAGTCAGGGCAAATAGCTGTAGCTGTTTTATTATTTCAAGATGTCGCCGTTGTACCATTACTGATTATTATTCCATTATTAGCACCAAGTACCGAAGGTTCGATGATAATCGCTTTGTTTGCTGCGCTAATAAAAGGGGTATTTGTTGTTGGTATTTTACTGGCCGCAGGAAAATGGATACTTCCTCGTTTATTTAATCTAGTTGCACAAGTTAGAACAGATGAATTGTTTGTATTAACGACTTTATTAGTCACACTTGTCGCTTCCGCATTAACGCAATGGTTTGGCCTTTCAATGGCGCTGGGTGCTTTTCTCGCGGGCATGATGTTAGGAGAAAGCCAATATAAGCACCAACTAGAAGCTGACATACGACCTTACCGAGATATATTGCTTGGTTTGTTTTTTGTGACAGTTGGGATGAAATTAGATATTAATGTGTTGGTGTCTTCACCTTTGACCATTGTCAGCTTGGTTGTTGGTTTGATGCTACTAAAAGTGGTCGTGATAAGAATTTTAGCAGTAAAAGCTGGTGAACAAGGAAAAGATGCTTGGGCAGCTGGGATCATGCTCGCACAAATGGGGGAATTTGGCTTTGTGTTAATTGCGCTTGCTACACAAGTCAATGTATTACCTCTTGATGTTGCTTCTTTATTGATTGGGGCAGGTATTTTGAGCATGGCGGTAACGCCATTTATGGTTGATAATGCTCGAAATTGGGGAAAGTGGCTAGCCAATGAACAAAAAACTGATCACGAAGACTTACAAGCATTTAAAGAGTTAGAAGTTAATACAGAACTGAAAGAGCATGTGATTATTTGTGGTTTTGGTCGTATCGGTCAAACGGTTAGTCGGTTTTTAAAACAAGAAGGTATTGATTTTGTTGCCATTGATATGGACCCCTTACGTACGCGAAAAGCGCGTGAAGCGGGAGAAAATGTGTTATTTGGCTCGTCCCGACAAACTGAATTGTTAGAGGCGGCTAAGTTGTCGACGGCTAAACTTGTCGTCATCGCGTTTGGTGAAGATAAACAGTCGATAGAAGTGATACGTAAAGTACGAAGTTTATCACCTAATGTACCTATTTTAGTACGAACTCGTAATGATGATCAGCTTGATAAATTACAAGCTGCTGGTGCAGATCAAGTAGTGCCTGAAAGCCTTGAAGGGAGCTTGATGTTGGTTTCACAAGTGTTGTCACTTTCAGGCGTGCCATTTTCGCATATCGTTAAACGAGTACAGAAGGAAAGGAAAAGTCATTACAGTCATCTGCATGGCTTTTTTCAGGGGGAACATACAGATATGAGCCCTGATGCTATGGACCGTATAGAATTTGCTAATGCGGTGAATTTAACTGGCCATTCTTATGCGGTAGGGCGAACCTTACAATCTTTGAACTTAGCCACACGCCGCGTAACCGTGGTTGCATTGAGAAGAGCTGGTTTTGAAACCGAACAGCCTGATGAAAATACCATTTTGTTAGCGGATGATACCTTGATTATTCGTGGCAAACCAAGACGTGTTGAGCGGGTTGAACGTTTTATGCATGAAGGGGGTTAG